TCATTGAATATTTGCGCGTGCAGATTCACGCCGGAGCCCAGGCCATTCAATTGTTTGATAGTTGGGTGGGGTGTCTGAGTCCTGATGATTATGAAGAGTATGTGCTGCCACATACGAAGAGGATTTTCGATGCTCTGGCGACTGAAGGGATTCCTAAGATCTACTTTGGGACGGGAACGGCGACGTTGCTCCCACTGATGCGCAAAACCGGTTGCGATGTCATGGGTCTCGACTGGCGTGTCCGATTGGATGAGGCGTGGGCCACGGTTGGGTACGATCTCGCGGTTCAAGGAAATCTCGACCCACTCGTGCTGGGAGCTCCAGTGGAGGAAATTGAGCGACGAGTTCGGCGAATCCTGCAGCAAGCCAACGGGCGAAACGGACACATCTTCAATCTCGGGCATGGTATTCTTCCTCATATCCCTGTTGAGTCTGTCGAGGCCGCGATAGACTTTGTCCATCGACTGAGCGCGCGGGAGGTACAATAACTTCAGGTTCGGTTCCACCGCATAATCCATCGTTCTGCTTGCGGCATGGTTGCGGGTGCGGTGCAAGTGGCCCGGATGGATGTCATTCCTCAATGAAGAATAGATTCCGGCATTTATGGTAAGGTCTTCGCCTCACGTCGCCATCATCGGTGGCGGTATTTCAGGTCTTGCGACAGCCTTTGCCCTTCAAAAAGCCTCTCAACAGCAGAACAAGCCCATCACCTGCACGCTGATTGAGAGTCAGCCGCGATTTGGAGGGAAAATCGTCACCAATCACTTGGATGGTTTTCTGATCGAAGGCGGTCCTGATTCATTCTTGACTTCAAAGCCCTGGGCCCTGGAACTCTGCGAGGACCTGGGGCTTTCAGGGCAATTGATCAACACGAACGCGGGAAATAGTCAAACCTTTTGTTATGCCAAAGGGCGGCTCAGAGAGCTTCCTCAGGGGCTAGTCGCCTTTGTTCCAACTCGGCTGCGTGCATTATGTTCCGGTGGCTTGATTTCGCCCATTGGTATGCTTCGCATGGGATGGGAATGGTTTGTTCCCCGGCGCACCGATCCTGACGATGATGAATCCTTAGCTTCCTTTTTTCGGCGAAGGCTCGGAGCCGAGGCGTTTGATTACTTTATCGAGCCCCTTGTCGCTGGGATATATGCCGGCAATGCCGATGAGTTAAGTTTGCGCGCCACATTTCCTCGATTTTTAGAGCTGGAGCAACAATATGGGAGTTTGATTAAAGGCATGCGGGTTCAGCAGGCACGTGGACGACCGCCATCACCGGGGACACAACCTCGGCGAACGATGTTCACGACACTGCGAGGCGGTTTGGGCGATTTAATTGAGTCGCTGGTGAAACGCCTGACGGATGGGGGAACGCGGCTTCTATCCGGACGTCAGGTGGTTGATATGCGCCAGGGTGGTTCTTCATCGCACTCCGGGTATACGCTTCGGTTAGACAACGCCGATAACATCACGGTGGATGATGTCGTGTTGGCCACTCCGGCCTACGTGTCGGCCAAGCTCCTTGAGCCGATCCAGCCGACGGTTGCCGGTCTCTTGCAGCAGATCCCCTATTGTTCGACGGCCACGATCTCTCTCGCATTTCGTGAGTCTGACGTCGAGGGTAAGATCAAAGGATTCGGGTTCGTGATTCCACGTGTGGAAAGGCACGCGATGATTGCCGCGACCTGGACGTCGCTCAAATGGTCCGACCGGACCAGAACCGGACAGGCACTCGTTCGTTGTTATGTCGGGGGAAAGGGAAGAGAACATATTCTTCAAGAAGACGATACTGCACTCATCAGGTATATCCGCGAGCAATTACAGGCGATCGTCGGTCTTTCGGCGGAACCGTTACTGACGGAAGTTCATCGCTGGGACCGGGCCATGCCTCAGTATGTCTGCGGTCATCTGGCACGGTTGCAAGATATTCGTGTTTTGATGAAAGATCTTCCAGGCCTTCATCTGACGGGGGCGGCTTTTGACGGGCTTGGCATCCCTGACTGCATTAGAGAGGGAACACGTCTGGGTACGGCCTTGGTGGAGTCTTACGAATAAGGAATTTCTCGAATATGATCATGAAGAGGGGACATGAGTGACGAGTTTTCGCAGGCCCCGGACGTCGTGCGTGCGCATGTAGTCGTGCATGGAACCGTCCAGGGCGTGGCATTTCGAGCGTATGTCCGACATCATGCCCAGCGATTGAACCTTCATGGTTGGGTGAAAAACCTCCCGTCCGGTCAAGTGGAATTGGAAGTGGAAGGCGGGCCGGATGTCGTGAATGTGTTTCTCCCTTTTTTACACGATGGACCTTCTCTTGCTCATGTGGAACGGGTTGACGTGAACTGGGTTGCCGTGATGCACGATGTCACGCCGTTTGAGATTCGACGATAACGTCTTGCAAGGTTTCATTCCTGGATGGAATTGTCCCCGACATAAAATGTCTAAAAAGAGGGGACGGTGCATAGAATCGCTATGATCTTGAACCCCTAGAGGTATTGTATGGATTACAAATCAATGATTCGTGAAGTGCCAGATTTTCCGAAGCCCGGCATTTTATTTTACGATATCACGACACTCCTGAAAGATGCGAAAGCGTTCGGGCATATTATTGAGACACTCACCGAAAAGTATCAAGCGGCCAACATCTCAAAAGTGGTCGGGATTGAATCTCGTGGTTTTATCCTTGGAAGTCCTCTGGCCTACCGGTTAGATGCCGGATTTGTTCCCGTACGAAAACCAGGAAAATTGCCCGCAGATGTGTATGAAGTGAAGTATAATTTGGAGTATGGATCGAATTCTTTAGCGATTCATCGGGATGCCATCGAACCTGGAGAGCGAGTCTTGGTAGTCGACGATCTGCTAGCCACAGGCGGGACAGCGAGCGCGACCGTCAATTTAATCCGTCAATTAGGTGGGGCCATCATCGAGGTTGTCTTTCTCGTGGAACTTCTTTTTTTATCCGGGCGTGAGAAACTGAAGGATGCATCGGTGCATTCCCTGATTACCTATACTTAATGTGTCCTATTTGCCAGAATGTGTAATTTTGCTAAGATCACATCCTTGTCTCTGTCTATGTGCATGAAACGGCGTGCCATCAGTCATCACTCTTTGATGGCTCAGCCAGAAAGGGCACCGATGTATGGTTCAAAAAGTTCAGAAAAAAAAGGGTCCTGCATCCTCGGGAAAGGGCAAGACAAGCCGAGCGGTGAAAAAGGCCAGGATGCCTCAACAGGGCAATACGACCAGCAAGCGCGTATCAGTCACTAAAAAAGATTCTGAAAAAACACGGGAGTCAACGAAGAAACCCAGCTTGGCTGCTAAGACAACACAGAAGAGGCCGACTGCAAGTCCTGCCCCGAAAATAACTGCTCGATCATCGAGTTCTTCGATAAAGAAAAGTACAGGGACGTCTCGAACAACCAAAAGGGAACCAATGAAGAACGAGTCAACAGAGAAAAAGTCTAGTACCCCTAAGGATCGAAAAGCTACGTTGAAAAAGATACTTCTTGCCAAACGTGACGCTATTTCCCAAGCCATCAAACAGCAATTGGGACAATCTCTGACGGATGAACAACAACGACGCTTAGAATCAGCGATGGATAGCGGCGATCAAGCCCTTGTGGATTTAGATCGTGAAATGGGAATCTCACTCCAAGAAATGCGAAACAAGGAACGGCAACAAATTGATGATGCCTTGGTCAGCTTAGAAGAAGACACCTATGGTATCTGTGCTGAGTGCGGAGAGGAGATTAGTGAGAAGCGGCTTCAAGCCTTACCCTTTGCGCGATTATGCGTAGGCTGTCAAACGAACCGTGAACTGATAGAGAAAATTGAACGAGCGGAACATCGTTCGTGATGTTTGCTGGGGATGTGAACGGTCGTCTTTTACTTGAATATCGGACCAGCTATGCAGGGGTGGTGGGTAACCGTTCAAACGTAACATTGATACGATGGCAGAAGGCAAAGCCATTATTCTAGCGAGTGGTGGGCTGGATTCAACCGTCACGGCTGCAATCGCAAAGTCTCAAGGGTTCAATCTCTATCTGCTGACGATCGCTTATGGTCAACGGCATGGCATTGAAATCGATCGGGCAAAACAAATTGCAGCCTGGCTTGAAGCCAAAGAGCATAAAATCATCACACTCGACCTTCGAACATTTGGCGGATCGGCTTTAACTGATGACATCGAAGTGCCCCGACCTCACTCCCGTACAGGCGATCCAAGAGAAATTCCGGTGACCTATGTTCCAGCCCGGAACATGATTTTCTTGAGTCTTGCCGTTGCTTATGCCGAGGTGCTCGAAGCTACCCGCATCTACTTTGGGGCCAATACCTTGGATTATTCAGGGTATCCTGATTGCCGTCAAGAATTCGTATCGGCATTTACGACGATGGTCCAGCTTGGCACCAAATTGGGGGTTGAAGGACAATCCATTGAAATCCTGTCTCCATTGATTCGCATGACAAAAGCTGAAATTATCAAGAAAGGCCTGGCGCTCAATGTGCCCTTTGCATTGACGCATAGTTGTTATGCGCCATCGGTTGATGGACGCGCCTGCGGCGCGTGCGAGAGTTGTGTATTTCGTCAAGAGGGATTTCGAGCGGCAGGTGTTGATGATCCTGGGATGAACACGAGCGTATTCGACTAGCAAGTCAGTGCGGACATCATGCCGGAGAGGTTCTAACATATAATGTCGTGGTCGAGCATGCGAGGTTGTCAGAGAAACGCGATAGGGTTGTGTGTCTTGTCTGGTTGCCTTGCGTTATTCTTCGGTTGTTCAGAACCTGCGACGGAAGTTAGTCATGAAGATCATGAGGCGACCATGTCTTCTTCTCCTGTGACGGAACATCAGGTGGCGGTCCCTACACAATTTGTCCCGGGCGAAACGCTCTTTGACACTCATTGTGCACGATGCCATGGAGCGCAGGGCAGTGGAACCAAGCAGGGCCCCCCGCTGGTGCACAAGATCTATGAACCCAGTCACCATGCCGATTTTGCCTTTCAACGGGCTGCCGCACAAGGCGTTCGAGCTCATCATTGGAAGTTTGGCGATATGCCCAAGATAGATGCCGTTACCCCGGAAGATGTGAGCTTGATCATTCAGTATATCCGTTGGCTCCAACAACAGGCTGGGATTTTTTGATCCTTCCTAACTCATCTTTTCCCTCAATCCCCTCGGCAAGTGTATCGTATCCCGTGAGTAGTCGGTGCTGAATCTCATGTGACGTTGGACCGGAATGCCCTAAATTTTACAGATACAGGAAGGCAGGAGGGGCGAAGTCGATTCAAGGCTCGCGCACTGTGCAGGGTGGGAAAGATCGTGACGCGAGGGAATCCTATGCGTGAGTCAGACGGTTTCGGAAGATCTGATAGACCAAGTGGGTATCAGTTTGGGCCACGCCATCAATCGCGTGAATGCGAGTCAACACCAGCTGGGTTAAGGCTTCTTGGTCAGATGTTTCGGTCAAGGCAATGATGTCGGGCTTACCCCAGCAAGAGTCAATGGTCTTGATTTCGTCAATTTCGCTGAGGCGATCGATCACCTCGTCTATCAGACCAGGCAGCACATTGATCAGAACATAGGCGCGATGGATTTGCATAGTCATCCGTGACCTTTCAACATATGGTAAATCGATCTCTTGCGAGCAGGTAAAACAGATTCTCACACGGTAACTCAGGCCACTCCTTAAGACAAGATGCCTTTTCGCCTCCAAAACGAGACAAGGCGTCTATGGCATGATGCGGTCTAATGTCTCCACCAGGTCAGCAATTCGGTGAAATCCCTCCTGCCAGAATTTTTCAGAACGGATATTCACGTTCAGCGGAGTGAGGAGCGATTCAGGGCTGGCGGAGCCGCCGGCCGAGAGCAGGTTGAGATATTTGGGAACAAAGGATTGGCCTTCATTTTTATACCGCTGATAGAGGGCCAGGACCAACAAATTTCCAAAGCTGTAGGCGTAACAATAAAACGGGCTCGCGAAGATGTGTGGAATGCCCAACCATTCCCATTGAAAGGCTTCAGGAATTGTGATGTTCCGTCCGAATTGTTCACGGAGAAGCTGAAGATAGGTGCTGGCCAAGGCGTCAATCGTGGCTCCCTCACTGACCATCGCATGAGCCTGGCGCTCAAATTCCACGAAATAGGCTTGTCGTAAGATCGTCGCGTACAGGTCGTCCAATTGTGTCACCAGCAGGGCACGTCGGGCTTGAACTTTTCGTTCCTGGTTCAAAAAATTCTCAGACAAGAGTTGTTCTCCAAAGATGGAAGCTGTTTCAGCGAGCGGCAACGATGAATGAAACGTCAAGACAGAATGTTCATGGGCCAACATGCCATGGACGGCATGGCCGAGTTCATGAGCCAACGTGGAGACATCGCGCGCTTGACCGTTAAAACTCATGAGGACGTACGGGGTCTGCTGGGGCGTGACGCTATAACAGAACGCTCCGCCCATCTTGCCCTGTCGTGGTTGCGCGTCAAGATGCCGTTCTTGAATGACCCGTTTCGCCAACTGAGCGAGGCGTGGAGAAAACTGCCGGTAGGAGTCTTCCACCATCTTCCAGGCTTGAGGGAACGAATAGGTCGTAGTGGTTGCTTGAAGAGGAGCGTACAGGTCATAGCGTGTAAACTTTGGCCGCTTGAGTAATCGCGCCTTGAGAACAAAGTAATGTTGGAAGAGTTTCGCATGCTTACGACATGCGGACAGCAGCGCGGTCACCGCTTGGTCCGGTATGTCGTTGGCCACATTCCGAACGCTGATCGGAGCATGATAATGCCGGAGGCCCATGCCTTCATTCTTCCAGTCCATAACGAGGGATTTATACATTTCTCCGATGACGTCACGTTGCGCCGAATAGACGCGAAAGAGCTCTTGATAGGCCGCTTGACGACGCCTCGCCGATGGATGCCGGACGTGAGTCGTCAATTCTTCCCGTGTGAGTGAATGGTGTTTGCCGTCAATCGTGAGGGAAAATTTCAGTCCAGACGTCAAGACCCCATACAGCATCTCGACCGCTCGCCGCCCAGTACTGTTCTTCACGCTGATAACCTGTTCCTCTGCTTCGCTGAGCGTATGTGGTTTCAGTCGTGTGAGGGTTTCAAGATAATATCGAAGACTACCTGATCGTCGAAGGAGAGGGTTGGTCTGTTGCGGGTCGAGGGATTGCCACCAGAGGTCTAAAAAAAGAATCCGGTTTTCGAAGGTGGTAAGTCGTTCACGAACGGTGCTTTCAAATGCGCGTGCCGCCTGTCCTTGTGTATTTTCGGCAAACCAGAGAAACGCAAAGGCGTGCAGCTTGGCCGAAATCACGGTGATCGATTCTTTGAGCTGAAAGGCTTGATCAAAAAGTGTTGCTGAGCCTCGTTTCGTCAAGTTGGGTCGTAACCGTTCCAATTGACTGACGAGTTGTTCCAGTTTTTTCGACAGTGTCTTGAAATCGTGTTCCGGGTTGGCCAACAGGTCGGATAATTTCCAGTGGGGACCTGTTTGGGATTTAGAAGCAGCTTTCGCCATACGTTCGTCTCCTCGATATAGAGCTAAGGGTTTACGGTTCGTCACACAAATTGAAAGGAAGAGAAACCGGAAGGTGTGTTCGATGATGGACGGACAATGACTATACGTATGAATAATGGAGCTGGCGAGAGGAATCGAACCTCCGACCGGCGGTTTACAAAACCGCTGCTCTACCGACTGAGCTACGCCAGCTCACAGGCGTTTATAGGTTGCGCGTACAAAAGCGTCCATCAAATGTCCACGACGTGGAGGTATCGCGAGTCGGTGTCTTTATACCAGGATTGTAAGCTTCCTCGTCAAGCGGACAGTTGCCGCATGGAGTCTTCCGGGAACGTATCGTTCGAAAGTGGCCACGGGTGATGAGGATAGATTAGCACACGATCGGCTTTTCCCCAACCTTATTGGGCCTGCGCGAGAATGCCGTTGACGACGGTTTTCAATAGCCCCATTCAGTGATTTGGAAGCAAGGATAAAGGTGCTAGGAGCGCACACAACTTCTTCGGCGCGCCAGTGAGCGTCTTCGGCACCTTGCGCATCAAGTTTGACCCAGATCTGGAATGGACCCCGCCCTGGGGGGATTGAGAGAAGATGGGTGAGATGGCTTACTCTTCTTACATTTCTCAGCGGCTCAATGTTCGAATATACGCCAGCACATCGTGAATCTGTTGCATGGTGAGAACCTTTTCCCACGGGGGCATTCCTGACCCGGCTTTCCCTTCGCGAATAATTGTCACGAGTTCCGAGTCCGGATCGGTTCGTACGTCCTCACTGGTTAAGTCAGCTGGCGAAGGATCAAGATACATGCCGTCAGGGCCATCACCTTTTCCTTGTTCACCATGACACCCTGTACATTTTTCCTGAAAGATTGCCGCGCCTGCTGTCGGATCTCCAGAGTGTTCGCCTGATTTTCCGGCTTCTTGTGCCTTCGCACTGGCCGGGCTCAGGAATCCCGATACCATGAGAATGACAACTAGAAGACACATACGTTGTGAAAAATTCATCCGGCTTTCTCCTTTACTACTAATAGGTTTTCCAGTGAGTGTCTCGGCACCTTGCATGTCCACTTCTCAGCGCGAGAGTCTACTCGGAGCTCTGGCTGTGACGAAACCTCGCGGACATCGGTTTTGCTGTCACACCATGGAGCACGATACTTAGAGTCACCGTCAGGACGACACATGCGAGGAGTTCTTCCATTCCTGGGACAAAAAAACGTTTGACAACTAGCAGTGCGAACAAGATTGAAGCCAATCCTCGCGGACCGAACCAGCCGAGGAAGAGTTTTTCATACGCAGTCAGCTTCACTCCGCTCAGGGACAGAAAGACGGGCAGTATTCGGACCACTGACAAGAATCCGATTGCCAAAACAAGAGTCTTCCAGTTTGCATGGGCAAGACCGATCGGCACGATGACGGCGCCGAAGATGATGAACGTGAAAATCGTGAGGAGTTGCCCTTCGCTTTCCATGAATTCGGTGATGAACGTGCTTGAATTTTTCAAGGTATTTCCGAACATCAGTCCGCCGACGAACGCCGCGATGAATCCATTCCCGTTGATCAGTTCTGCCAGCGTAAACGTCAGGAAGGCGACGCTGAGGAAATACAATCCTTGAAACGTGGTGGTGATCAGCCTGGCTTCGATGACCACATCCATGATTCTGGCGAAGACATACCCGCTCACGATACCTGCCAGTGGCCCAAGCGTCACTTGCATCAACGAGAACAAGAACAGATTATCCGGTACGTCCTCCACCTCGATGCCAAATTGTTGAGTCGCTAACAGACCCGCGATAATGACGAACGGAAGAGCCAGGCCATCGTTGAGCCCGCTTTCCACGTTGATCCCCTGTCGCAAGGGTGACGGTACGGATTGATTCGTCACGACTGTCTGGCCCAGTGCCGCATCGGTTGGTGTGAGAATGGCCGCCACCAGGAACGCAAAGACCCAAGGCTCATCCGGAGATACCCAGTGGGCGAGCAGTGTCCCGAGCAGAATCGTCAGCGGCATTCCCACGAGCAACATGCGCGTTGGGATCGCATAGCTTTTGGCGAGTTCTCGAAACCGAATGCGGGAAGCATCTGAAAACAAAACCAGGATCAGGGTGATTTCCGCGATCGCATGGATCGTCTCGTGCTCTATCTTCATGGGCACATGTTCGGCTTCGTCGCGGACGAGCAGCCAGCCAAAGGCCGTGAAAAACATCGGCAAGGTAATGATCGAATCTTCGATCCAACGCGAAAAAATCGCGAAGCTCACGATTCCCAGGAGAATGATGGCGATCAGATAGAGCTCAGGCATGTCTCGCGGCGTGGTTGCCAGAAGGTTCCAGCGTAAAGGCTGGGCCGATCGTTTGAGTGGAGTGACTGCGGGCGACGCCCAAGCGATCGGTTGACTGTACCGCAAATCGTCCTTGAAATTCCAAAATGTGCGTGCCTGT
The genomic region above belongs to Nitrospirales bacterium and contains:
- the hemG gene encoding protoporphyrinogen oxidase — encoded protein: MVRSSPHVAIIGGGISGLATAFALQKASQQQNKPITCTLIESQPRFGGKIVTNHLDGFLIEGGPDSFLTSKPWALELCEDLGLSGQLINTNAGNSQTFCYAKGRLRELPQGLVAFVPTRLRALCSGGLISPIGMLRMGWEWFVPRRTDPDDDESLASFFRRRLGAEAFDYFIEPLVAGIYAGNADELSLRATFPRFLELEQQYGSLIKGMRVQQARGRPPSPGTQPRRTMFTTLRGGLGDLIESLVKRLTDGGTRLLSGRQVVDMRQGGSSSHSGYTLRLDNADNITVDDVVLATPAYVSAKLLEPIQPTVAGLLQQIPYCSTATISLAFRESDVEGKIKGFGFVIPRVERHAMIAATWTSLKWSDRTRTGQALVRCYVGGKGREHILQEDDTALIRYIREQLQAIVGLSAEPLLTEVHRWDRAMPQYVCGHLARLQDIRVLMKDLPGLHLTGAAFDGLGIPDCIREGTRLGTALVESYE
- a CDS encoding acylphosphatase, with amino-acid sequence MSDEFSQAPDVVRAHVVVHGTVQGVAFRAYVRHHAQRLNLHGWVKNLPSGQVELEVEGGPDVVNVFLPFLHDGPSLAHVERVDVNWVAVMHDVTPFEIRR
- a CDS encoding adenine phosphoribosyltransferase, translated to MDYKSMIREVPDFPKPGILFYDITTLLKDAKAFGHIIETLTEKYQAANISKVVGIESRGFILGSPLAYRLDAGFVPVRKPGKLPADVYEVKYNLEYGSNSLAIHRDAIEPGERVLVVDDLLATGGTASATVNLIRQLGGAIIEVVFLVELLFLSGREKLKDASVHSLITYT
- a CDS encoding TraR/DksA family transcriptional regulator, translated to MKKILLAKRDAISQAIKQQLGQSLTDEQQRRLESAMDSGDQALVDLDREMGISLQEMRNKERQQIDDALVSLEEDTYGICAECGEEISEKRLQALPFARLCVGCQTNRELIEKIERAEHRS
- the queC gene encoding 7-cyano-7-deazaguanine synthase QueC yields the protein MAEGKAIILASGGLDSTVTAAIAKSQGFNLYLLTIAYGQRHGIEIDRAKQIAAWLEAKEHKIITLDLRTFGGSALTDDIEVPRPHSRTGDPREIPVTYVPARNMIFLSLAVAYAEVLEATRIYFGANTLDYSGYPDCRQEFVSAFTTMVQLGTKLGVEGQSIEILSPLIRMTKAEIIKKGLALNVPFALTHSCYAPSVDGRACGACESCVFRQEGFRAAGVDDPGMNTSVFD
- a CDS encoding cytochrome c — protein: MSSSPVTEHQVAVPTQFVPGETLFDTHCARCHGAQGSGTKQGPPLVHKIYEPSHHADFAFQRAAAQGVRAHHWKFGDMPKIDAVTPEDVSLIIQYIRWLQQQAGIF
- a CDS encoding Lrp/AsnC ligand binding domain-containing protein, with product MTMQIHRAYVLINVLPGLIDEVIDRLSEIDEIKTIDSCWGKPDIIALTETSDQEALTQLVLTRIHAIDGVAQTDTHLVYQIFRNRLTHA
- a CDS encoding M3 family oligoendopeptidase; this encodes MAKAASKSQTGPHWKLSDLLANPEHDFKTLSKKLEQLVSQLERLRPNLTKRGSATLFDQAFQLKESITVISAKLHAFAFLWFAENTQGQAARAFESTVRERLTTFENRILFLDLWWQSLDPQQTNPLLRRSGSLRYYLETLTRLKPHTLSEAEEQVISVKNSTGRRAVEMLYGVLTSGLKFSLTIDGKHHSLTREELTTHVRHPSARRRQAAYQELFRVYSAQRDVIGEMYKSLVMDWKNEGMGLRHYHAPISVRNVANDIPDQAVTALLSACRKHAKLFQHYFVLKARLLKRPKFTRYDLYAPLQATTTTYSFPQAWKMVEDSYRQFSPRLAQLAKRVIQERHLDAQPRQGKMGGAFCYSVTPQQTPYVLMSFNGQARDVSTLAHELGHAVHGMLAHEHSVLTFHSSLPLAETASIFGEQLLSENFLNQERKVQARRALLVTQLDDLYATILRQAYFVEFERQAHAMVSEGATIDALASTYLQLLREQFGRNITIPEAFQWEWLGIPHIFASPFYCYAYSFGNLLVLALYQRYKNEGQSFVPKYLNLLSAGGSASPESLLTPLNVNIRSEKFWQEGFHRIADLVETLDRIMP
- a CDS encoding cytochrome c, producing the protein MNFSQRMCLLVVILMVSGFLSPASAKAQEAGKSGEHSGDPTAGAAIFQEKCTGCHGEQGKGDGPDGMYLDPSPADLTSEDVRTDPDSELVTIIREGKAGSGMPPWEKVLTMQQIHDVLAYIRTLSR
- a CDS encoding sodium:proton antiporter, yielding MRYSQPIAWASPAVTPLKRSAQPLRWNLLATTPRDMPELYLIAIILLGIVSFAIFSRWIEDSIITLPMFFTAFGWLLVRDEAEHVPMKIEHETIHAIAEITLILVLFSDASRIRFRELAKSYAIPTRMLLVGMPLTILLGTLLAHWVSPDEPWVFAFLVAAILTPTDAALGQTVVTNQSVPSPLRQGINVESGLNDGLALPFVIIAGLLATQQFGIEVEDVPDNLFLFSLMQVTLGPLAGIVSGYVFARIMDVVIEARLITTTFQGLYFLSVAFLTFTLAELINGNGFIAAFVGGLMFGNTLKNSSTFITEFMESEGQLLTIFTFIIFGAVIVPIGLAHANWKTLVLAIGFLSVVRILPVFLSLSGVKLTAYEKLFLGWFGPRGLASILFALLVVKRFFVPGMEELLACVVLTVTLSIVLHGVTAKPMSARFRHSQSSE